Proteins from a single region of Undibacterium sp. KW1:
- a CDS encoding Ig-like domain-containing protein encodes MNILQRYLRPLACVSAMLITSFIAGCGGGDQGRDPILGLPSTTLSTLTVSPATATVASGGMQQFVATATFADGVSRDVTTASVWSSGSPAIASVVVDTGVAKGLVSGSAIITASFGGKLASATLTVSPASLQSISLLPANPSLAVGGKQQFSAMGTYSDGTTSDITAISSFTSATPASATISNTGLATGVAIGSSVITAVSGARSATTLLTVTPASLLSIALTPANPVMQIGTTQQLTSTARYSDGSSVNVTATTSFSSATPANATVSTVAASNGLVTAIATGPSVITATFNGISTTTTINVSSAVLLTITVAPPNANVAVGSTQQFVASGGYSDGTTANISNGVTWATRSPLVATVLPNGLATAVATGPALITATLGGKTGSASLTVVPAVTLNSIAITPVTANLAIGSTQAFVAIGTYSDSSNVNVTNLVTWSSGSSSVASILSSGIATGVTTGTSIITASLSAKSATATLTVVSSPALTSISIAAPPASMLVGATQNLVATGNYSDGSTANITNSITWSSGASTIATVNTSGLVTAVSPGTTPVVAISGTKSASVTINVLPVATLNSIAVTPASPSIAVNGAQSLVATGSFADGSNLNISNSVTWASANAAVASVSATGVVNGLSGGTAAITASFAGKLGSASLTVTPAVTLTGITLAPVNGSVPVGSLQQFAATGTYSNGTSNNISSTVSWNSSVGSVASISSTGQATALAAGVTNITATQGAQTASTSFTVTAAPVASINLGSAASFAVLAGVSITNNSGGITLVSGDVGAPSQIVDPVQAAGFSNYKSGAILNTALADLQVAIADANSRTCTVNSPSGVDLGGQTFTPGVYCYAGAITITGTFTMNGPGLYLFRSSSTLNTNANSIVGLNGGALAASVFWVPVSATTLGANSVFKGTIMGQSAAITMGDTATLQNGRVLSGSAVTLKNNVIAR; translated from the coding sequence ATGAATATCCTACAGCGCTACCTGAGGCCGCTTGCTTGCGTCTCTGCAATGCTCATCACATCATTCATTGCCGGTTGCGGCGGTGGTGATCAAGGCCGTGATCCGATTTTGGGATTACCATCAACTACTCTTTCTACTCTCACCGTTAGTCCTGCAACAGCCACAGTAGCAAGTGGCGGTATGCAACAATTTGTGGCTACGGCGACATTTGCAGACGGTGTTTCCCGTGATGTCACGACGGCTTCCGTGTGGAGTTCTGGCAGCCCTGCGATAGCCAGTGTCGTCGTTGATACTGGCGTTGCCAAAGGTCTGGTGAGTGGATCGGCGATTATCACTGCCAGCTTCGGTGGCAAACTAGCCTCTGCTACTTTGACGGTGTCGCCTGCATCTCTGCAATCGATCAGCCTGCTGCCCGCAAATCCATCTTTAGCGGTTGGTGGCAAGCAGCAATTTTCGGCGATGGGAACTTACTCTGATGGCACCACCAGTGACATTACAGCAATCTCCAGCTTCACATCGGCAACGCCAGCATCGGCCACGATCAGCAACACAGGATTGGCGACAGGTGTAGCAATTGGTTCATCGGTCATTACGGCAGTTTCAGGTGCGCGGTCAGCTACGACCTTACTGACAGTGACGCCAGCGAGCTTGCTCTCCATCGCATTGACGCCAGCTAATCCGGTCATGCAAATAGGCACGACGCAACAGCTGACTTCTACTGCCAGATATTCTGATGGCAGTAGTGTGAATGTGACCGCGACGACCAGTTTCAGTTCTGCCACACCTGCCAACGCAACAGTTTCGACTGTTGCAGCCAGCAATGGCTTGGTGACTGCAATCGCTACTGGCCCCTCTGTCATTACAGCGACCTTCAATGGCATTAGTACGACAACCACCATCAACGTCAGCTCTGCCGTGTTGCTTACTATCACCGTGGCACCACCTAATGCAAATGTTGCCGTTGGCAGCACTCAGCAATTTGTTGCCAGTGGCGGTTATTCTGACGGCACTACAGCAAACATCAGCAATGGTGTGACCTGGGCGACTAGGTCACCTCTGGTTGCAACTGTCTTGCCAAATGGTCTTGCTACTGCTGTGGCTACCGGGCCTGCACTGATCACAGCAACGCTTGGTGGTAAAACAGGTTCTGCCTCATTGACTGTGGTACCTGCCGTTACCCTGAACTCAATTGCAATCACTCCCGTCACCGCAAATCTGGCGATAGGCTCTACCCAGGCATTCGTAGCGATTGGTACGTATTCCGATAGTAGCAATGTCAATGTCACGAATTTGGTTACCTGGAGTTCAGGTAGCAGTTCGGTTGCAAGTATATTGTCTAGTGGTATTGCAACTGGTGTGACAACAGGTACATCGATTATCACGGCTAGCCTCAGTGCTAAATCTGCGACAGCCACACTCACTGTTGTATCCAGCCCGGCCTTGACTTCGATTTCGATTGCCGCACCGCCTGCAAGCATGCTTGTTGGCGCGACACAGAATCTGGTGGCAACAGGTAATTACTCAGATGGCAGCACCGCCAATATTACTAACAGCATCACATGGAGTTCTGGTGCAAGTACGATTGCTACGGTGAATACAAGTGGGCTGGTGACTGCAGTCTCTCCTGGTACTACACCAGTTGTGGCGATATCTGGAACTAAATCTGCTTCAGTGACGATTAATGTATTGCCTGTCGCAACTTTAAATTCCATCGCCGTGACCCCAGCCTCGCCAAGCATAGCCGTCAATGGTGCGCAAAGTCTGGTCGCTACCGGTAGCTTTGCAGATGGCAGTAACCTCAATATCAGCAATTCTGTCACCTGGGCTTCTGCTAACGCGGCAGTTGCTTCGGTGTCGGCGACGGGTGTTGTCAATGGCTTGTCTGGTGGTACCGCCGCCATTACTGCCAGTTTTGCTGGCAAGCTGGGTAGTGCCAGTTTGACGGTAACACCTGCAGTCACGCTGACGGGCATTACGCTTGCGCCAGTCAATGGCTCAGTACCTGTTGGATCATTGCAGCAATTTGCTGCGACCGGCACTTATTCAAACGGCACAAGCAATAACATCAGCAGCACAGTAAGCTGGAATTCAAGTGTGGGTAGTGTCGCCAGTATTTCATCCACTGGACAAGCTACGGCACTTGCAGCAGGTGTGACAAATATCACGGCGACGCAAGGTGCGCAAACAGCAAGTACGAGTTTCACCGTGACAGCCGCACCAGTGGCAAGTATTAACCTTGGTAGTGCAGCCAGCTTTGCCGTCTTGGCTGGTGTATCAATCACCAACAACTCTGGTGGCATTACCCTGGTGAGTGGCGATGTAGGTGCACCATCGCAGATAGTTGATCCGGTGCAGGCAGCAGGTTTTAGCAACTACAAATCTGGTGCCATATTGAACACGGCATTGGCCGACCTGCAAGTTGCCATTGCTGATGCGAATAGCCGCACCTGCACTGTTAATTCTCCCAGTGGTGTTGATCTGGGCGGGCAGACATTTACACCTGGTGTGTATTGCTATGCCGGTGCCATCACTATTACCGGTACTTTCACCATGAATGGTCCTGGCCTGTATCTGTTCCGTAGCAGTTCTACTTTAAATACGAATGCGAACTCCATCGTTGGCTTAAATGGTGGTGCGTTAGCGGCCAGTGTCTTCTGGGTACCTGTATCAGCAACAACTCTTGGCGCAAATAGCGTGTTCAAGGGAACTATCATGGGGCAGTCTGCAGCCATCACGATGGGGGATACTGCGACCTTGCAAAACGGCCGGGTATTGTCGGGCAGCGCTGTGACGCTTAAAAATAATGTGATTGCACGTTAA
- a CDS encoding OmpA family protein has protein sequence MALPKKLVTLNVFAFALLASQLAQADEPWTNQDWADNAWYLGVGAGRANTSIDKDRIVRSLMDNGASSVTFGSNERDTAFKLFMGKQMNRYFAIEAGYFDLGKFGFNATTTPPGAINGEVGFRGFNLDLVGQLPLTERFSLLGRVGANYTRADAHFSGNRLFAITDPNPTEKKLNPKVGVGLEYKFTQALAMRGEAERYRINDAVHNRGDVDFYSVSLVYKFGKPAYARPAAYTAPPVPVMQQDPIPVTVAQNPPPPPRPQPVSEKITFSAEALFDFDKSVVKPLGKQALDDLLNKLQGMNTEVMITVGHTDSVGSDAYNQKLSIRRAEAVKAYLVSKGIDATRVYTEGKGETQPIADNKTSDGRSKNRRVTVEVVGSRR, from the coding sequence ATGGCGCTGCCAAAAAAATTAGTCACACTTAACGTGTTCGCTTTTGCACTTCTTGCCAGTCAACTGGCGCAAGCTGATGAACCATGGACCAACCAGGACTGGGCAGACAATGCGTGGTACTTGGGTGTGGGGGCCGGACGTGCAAACACCAGCATTGACAAAGACAGAATAGTACGTAGTCTCATGGACAATGGTGCAAGTTCTGTGACATTCGGATCAAATGAGCGTGATACTGCCTTCAAGCTGTTCATGGGCAAGCAAATGAATCGATACTTTGCCATAGAAGCAGGCTACTTTGATCTTGGCAAGTTTGGATTCAATGCCACTACTACACCGCCAGGAGCCATCAACGGTGAAGTGGGATTTCGCGGATTTAATCTGGATCTGGTGGGGCAGTTACCATTGACTGAGCGCTTCTCTTTGCTTGGGCGTGTGGGTGCAAATTACACCAGAGCTGACGCGCACTTCAGTGGCAATCGCCTGTTCGCGATAACGGATCCCAATCCTACCGAGAAAAAACTGAATCCAAAAGTTGGTGTTGGCCTGGAATATAAATTTACACAAGCATTGGCAATGCGTGGTGAAGCAGAAAGATATCGCATCAATGATGCGGTACATAATCGTGGCGATGTGGATTTTTATTCTGTCAGCCTCGTCTATAAGTTTGGTAAGCCAGCTTATGCAAGGCCGGCAGCTTACACAGCACCACCAGTACCTGTGATGCAACAAGATCCTATACCCGTTACTGTTGCGCAAAATCCACCACCGCCACCAAGACCGCAACCGGTATCTGAAAAAATCACTTTCAGTGCAGAAGCCTTGTTTGACTTTGATAAATCCGTCGTCAAACCACTAGGCAAGCAGGCACTGGATGATTTGTTGAATAAGCTGCAGGGCATGAATACCGAAGTGATGATTACCGTTGGCCACACTGATTCTGTAGGCAGTGATGCATATAATCAGAAATTATCCATCCGTCGTGCTGAAGCAGTAAAAGCCTATCTGGTTAGCAAGGGAATTGATGCAACACGCGTCTATACCGAAGGTAAGGGTGAAACCCAGCCAATCGCTGATAACAAGACTAGTGATGGGCGTTCCAAAAACCGTCGCGTGACTGTGGAAGTGGTTGGTTCACGCAGATGA